The genomic window TATCTCCCCAACATGTAAACGTCGCGGAACACAAGCAACATGGCGACGCTGCAGATGAGAAAGGCGGCCCAGGCCCGTTTGGTAATGACGGTCAAGAAGATCGCGGAAATGGCGCCGGCCAGAAATAGCCCGATGAAAAAAAGAATAATGACCAATTCCATCACATAGGTTCTCCGAACGGAAAACTTGAACGTGGCCTCTTGGCGGCAGTTTATTCATTCTACAGCTGCTTCCTGCAAATCCAAGGCCTCCAGCAGCCAGTCTTGATCATCCGCATCGAACGTCGTTCTGCACAGGAGCCACATCCCTCTCCGCCACGCTTGCCATATCGAACGCATTGCACGTTGAATTCACCAGCGCACGCAGTGCGATTTCCTTGTCCATCGGTAAGAGGCCGCGGGTGATGATGATCTCGCAGTAAGTTGTGAGGCGCGCCACCGCGAGGCGCTGGTCGGAAGCATTCATCGTTACGCCGCCTCGTGCTTGCGCAGATCGCGCGCGTGATCAAAGCGCGCCGCCTGCGTGTCGATCGGATCCAGCGGCTCGTCCCATACGCCCGCTTCGCGCAGCAATTCCTCGGTCACGTCATTGCAGATGTTCTCCGCCGGGTTGCATTCGAGGATCGTCATCACCTCACCCCACTGGCCGGAGGTGATGTCCGCGACGGTGGTCTTGCGGTCGGCGTCGTTGACGCTGCGCTCCACCCAGGCGATGCCCGCTTTGCCGAAATCCGCCAGCACGAAGTAAGTGAACACGTCTTGTACCTTTGCTTGCGGGCGGGGCATCAGGTGATCTCTCCTTGGCGATTGTGCGCGGATGCGGCGCGGCAGGGCGAACGTGTTTCTTGAAAGCCTGGCTCCTGAAGGTTTGGCATTGTGTCTCGCTCTGTCTCTCTTTGGCGCCGCGTCGCGGCTCGCAGGACAGTAGAAGATTTTCAACTTTCGCGTAGAGAGTTTCCCATCGCGTTTTCACAACTAAATGTTCTTGATTTGTTCTTTTGATGGAGTCAGGTTGTTGCGGGCCAGTGTCCCAAATCCGAAGTTCGCCCCGTGATGCAGCGCGCTCTGTCGCGAACTTCGGATTTGAAAGGACACTGGCAAATCTATGATTGCTCGTGTGGTTCAGGTTCAGAAGTTCGCTTGAAGGATGTGCGGAGAAAATAGAGCGAACTTCTGAACCACCACACGAGCAGGGAGAAGTGCTCAATGACATCTGTGACTTATTACGTAGCCCAGCCGTTCGAATTCACCAGCGCGGGCCGGCTGGTGCCCGGCGCCCCCCAACAAGTTCAAACTGCATCGGAAGCCGTGCGGCGCGCGGAATACATGGCGCGCAAAGGCGGGGCCATCGCCTTCAGCCGCACCGGCGATCTCTCCTCCGGCGATTTCGAAGATGCCGTGATCCTCAAATCATTCGGCCAGGTGCCGGAGGATGTGGGGTGAGTTACTGGAAAATTGCGTCCAGCACTTGCTTGCGCGCGCTGGTTGAGCAATCAATGGGGTGGGCTAGGGGAAATTGAAATGCGTAAAGTGATTGTTTTGGCGCTGGCGGCGGCTGTCGCTGGCTGTGCTTCGTCATCGAAGGACATTCAGGCGACCTACGTTTCGCCGGTT from Nitrobacteraceae bacterium AZCC 1564 includes these protein-coding regions:
- a CDS encoding uncharacterized membrane protein YjjP (DUF1212 family) (product_source=COG2966; cog=COG2966; superfamily=161070; transmembrane_helix_parts=Outside_1_3,TMhelix_4_26,Inside_27_30,TMhelix_31_49,Outside_50_58,TMhelix_59_81,Inside_82_95), translated to MELVIILFFIGLFLAGAISAIFLTVITKRAWAAFLICSVAMLLVFRDVYMLGRYELETLIAPVVFYGLTVLGAAFGVLLSFPFRRWLLLQKIRQN
- a CDS encoding hypothetical protein (product_source=Hypo-rule applied); the protein is MNASDQRLAVARLTTYCEIIITRGLLPMDKEIALRALVNSTCNAFDMASVAERDVAPVQNDVRCG
- a CDS encoding hypothetical protein (product_source=Hypo-rule applied; superfamily=53850) → MPRPQAKVQDVFTYFVLADFGKAGIAWVERSVNDADRKTTVADITSGQWGEVMTILECNPAENICNDVTEELLREAGVWDEPLDPIDTQAARFDHARDLRKHEAA
- a CDS encoding hypothetical protein (product_source=Hypo-rule applied); its protein translation is MTSVTYYVAQPFEFTSAGRLVPGAPQQVQTASEAVRRAEYMARKGGAIAFSRTGDLSSGDFEDAVILKSFGQVPEDVG